The following are from one region of the Salminus brasiliensis chromosome 14, fSalBra1.hap2, whole genome shotgun sequence genome:
- the pcmtd2a gene encoding protein-L-isoaspartate O-methyltransferase domain-containing protein 2a: MGGAVSAGEDNDELIDNLKEAQYIRSELVECAFRAIDRADYYLEEFRDSAYKDLAWRHGNIHLSAPCIYSEVMEALDLQPGLSFLNLGSGTGYLSTMVGLILGPFGVNHGVELHADVIEYAYQKLDCFIKTSDSFDRFEFCEPSFVMGNCLEIAPESRQYDRVYCGAGVQREHEDYMKNLLKVGGILVLPLEEKLTKITRTGYNSWETKKIIAVSFAPLVLPKHRENGKPRAVSLPSMFEVRSLQDLARISIRQTLKKSVSGSWPLPRRVGSRGRSRIKQKREHRDSTLLTNRYVFMSRLIPGPMDDNNNQSGTDDEEEDCRGVCEREEDEAEEDEDGRRKEGRVLLIEAPVNILREKILTLPLPEPLKMYLLYYREK; the protein is encoded by the exons ATGGGCGGAGCAGTGAGTGCAGGAGAGGACAATGACGAGTTGATTGATAACTTAAAGGAGGCCCAGTACATTCGGTCAGAGCTGGTGGAGTGTGCTTTCAGGGCCATTGACCGCGCTGACTACTATCTAGAGGAGTTCAGAGACAGCGCCTACAAGGACTTGGCCTGGAGACACGGTAACATCCATCTCTCTGCACCCTGTATCTACTCTGAGGTAATGGAggccctggacctgcagcctgGCCTGTCTTTCCTCAACTTGGGAAGTGGGACAGGCTATCTTAGCACCATGGTGGGCCTCATACTAG GTCCATTTGGTGTGAATCATGGTGTTGAACTGCATGCTGATGTCATTGAGTACGCTTATCAGAAGCTGGACTGCTTTATCAAGACCAGTGACAGCTTTGACAG GTTTGAGTTCTGTGAGCCGTCGTTTGTAATGGGAAACTGTCTTGAGATTGCCCCTGAGAGCAGGCAGTATGACAGAGTGTACTGTGGAGCAGGGGTTCAGAGGGAACATGAAGATTACATGAAAAATCTGCTGAAAGTTGGTGGTATCCTGGTGCTACCCTTAGAGGAAAAG cTTACTAAAATTACTCGAACGGGATACAACTCATGGGAGACAAAGAAGATCATTGCTGTGTCCTTCGCACCACTTGTACTCCCCAAACACAGAGAAAATGGAAAGCCCAGAGCAGTATCTCTAC CTTCTATGTTCGAGGTCCGAAGCCTCCAGGATTTGGCTCGCATCTCCATCCGGCAGACCCTGAAGAAGTCGGTGTCCGGGTCGTGGCCCCTGCCTCGGAGAGTGGGGTCCAGAGGCAGGTCCCGTATAAAACAGAAACGAGAACATCGCGACTCCACCCTGCTGACGAACCGCTACGTGTTCATGAGTCGCCTGATCCCCGGACCTATGGATGACAACAACAATCAGTCGGGGACAGACGACGAAGAAGAGGACTGCAGAGGGGTTTGTGAACGCGAAGAGGACGAggcagaagaagatgaagacgggaggaggaaggagggaagggTTCTGCTAATTGAAGCTCCGGTTAACATCCTGAGGGAGAAAATCCTCACCCTGCCACTTCCTGAGCCACTCAAGATGTATCTTCTATATTACAGAGAGAAGTAG